The following coding sequences lie in one Aspergillus puulaauensis MK2 DNA, chromosome 3, nearly complete sequence genomic window:
- a CDS encoding plasma-membrane proton-efflux P-type ATPase (COG:P;~EggNog:ENOG410PFW2;~InterPro:IPR018303,IPR023298,IPR023299,IPR001757, IPR004014,IPR036412,IPR006534,IPR008250;~PFAM:PF00122,PF00690,PF00702;~TransMembrane:10 (i119-142o148-167i339-360o380-407i738-759o765-789i801-819o839-855i867-888o916-940i);~go_component: GO:0016021 - integral component of membrane [Evidence IEA];~go_function: GO:0000166 - nucleotide binding [Evidence IEA];~go_function: GO:0008553 - proton-exporting ATPase activity, phosphorylative mechanism [Evidence IEA];~go_process: GO:0120029 - proton export across plasma membrane [Evidence IEA]), whose product MAERRISYAPDVENGDHSRPTDLNEGTSLDEYGALNRYISTARDGRRGSTSSAGALSAKESKKPWWKFWGKGGEDAGEEGFVCPEDWLETDLNGLPSSQIEPRRKRTGWNELTTEKTNFFIQFIGYFRGPILYVMELAVLLAAGLRDWIDLGVIIGILLLNAVVGWYQEKQAADVVASLKGDIAMKSVVKRDGQEQEILARELVTGDIVIIEEGTIVPADVRLICDYDKPETFETYKEYLATANDDTLKEKDDEDDEDAAIEARLGVSLVAVDQSAITGESLAVDKYMADTCYYTTGCKRGKAYGIITATARHSFVGKTAALVQGAQDQGHFKAVMDNIGTSLLVLVMFWILAAWIGGFYRHLKIATPEESDNTLLHWTLILLIIGVPVGLPVVTTTTLAVGAAYLAEQKAIVQKLTAIESLAGVDILCSDKTGTLTANQLSIREPYVNEGVDVNWMMAVAAIASNHNVKNLDPIDKVTILTLRRYPKAREILARNWVTEKYTPFDPVSKRITTICTCDGVRYTAAKGAPKAILAMSECSEEEARKFREKATEFARRGFRSLGVAVQKEGEPWQLLGMYPMFDPPREDTAHTIAEAQHLGLSVKMLTGDALAIAKETCKMLALSTKVYDSERLIHGGLAGSAQHDLVEKADGFAEVFPEHKYQVVEMLQQRGHLTAMTGDGVNDAPSLKKADCGIAVEGSTEAAQAAADIVFLAPGLSTIVDAIKLARQIFQRMKAYIQYRIALCIHLELYLVTSMIIINETIKADLIVFIALFADLATIAVAYDNAHFEARPVEWQLPKIWVISVVLGILLAAGTWIMRASLFLENGGIIQNFGSPQPMLFLEVSLTENWLIFVTRGGKTWPSWQLVGAIFVVDVLATLFCVFGWLAGEYVETSPPSKAEFSQNTDTDIVTVVVIWAYSIGVTIIIAVVYYILTIIPALDNLGRKNRSVVDTKVENLLNYISKLAIEHEVDAHGKSKYTLGARTEAEEEDE is encoded by the exons ATGGCGGAGCGGAGGATTTCCTATGCTCCCGACGTCGAGAATGGTGACCATTCTCGTCCCACCGACTTGAACGAAGGCACTTCCCTTGATGAATATGGTGCTCTCAACCGATACATTTCGACCGCACGCGATGGTCGCCGTGGCTCGACCTCCAGCGCTGGTGCTCTCAGCGCCAAGGAGTCCAAGAAGCCCTGGTGGAAGTTCTGGGGCAAGGGTGGTGAAGACGCTGGCGAAGAGGGCTTCGTCTGCCCTGAGGACTGGCTGGAGACCGACTTGAACGGTCtgcccagcagccagatCGAACCGCGCCGAAAGCGCACTGGCTGGAACGAACTGACCACCGAGAAgaccaacttcttcatccagtTCATTGGTTACTTCCGTGGTCCTATTCTCTATG TTATGGAATTGGCTGTTCTCCTCGCTGCTGGTCTTCGTGACTGGATTGATTTGGGTGTCATTATCGGTATTCTTCTGCTCAACGCCGTTGTCGGTTGGTACCAGGAAAAGCAGGCTGCCGACGTTGTTGCTTCGTTGAAGGGTGACATTGCCATGAAGTCTGTTGTGAAGCGTGATGGTCAAGAGCAGGAGATCCTTGCTCGTGAGCTCGTTACTGGTGATATT GTCATCATCGAGGAAGGTACTATCGTCCCCGCTGATGTTCGCCTCATCTGTGACTACGACAAGCCCGAGACCTTCGAGACCTACAAGGAATATCTCGCCACGGCCAACGACGACACcctcaaggagaaggatgacgaggatgatgaggatgctgccATTGAGGCCCGCCTCGGTGTCTCCCTTGTTGCCGTTGACCAGTCTGCCATCACTGGTGAATCTCTCGCTGTCGACAAGTACATGGCCGACACTTGCTACTACACCACTGGTTGCAAGCGTGGCAAGGCCTACGGTATTATCACTGCTACCGCCCGCCACTCTTTCGTCGGTAAGACCGCTGCTCTCGTCCAGGGCGCCCAGGACCAGGGTCACTTCAAGGCTGTCATGGACAACATTGGTACCtctctcctcgtcctcgtcatgTTCTGGATCCTTGCCGCCTGGATTGGTGGTTTCTACCGTCACTTGAAGATCGCTACCCCCGAGGAATCCGACAACACCCTCCTTCACTGGACTTTGATTCTTCTTATCATCGGTGTTCCCGTCGGTCTTCCTGtcgtcaccaccaccaccctcgCTGTCGGTGCCGCCTACCTTGCTGAGCAGAAGGCCATTGTCCAGAAGCTCACTGCTATTGAGTCTCTTGCTGgtgtcgatatcctctgctCTGACAAGACTGGTACCCTTACTGCCAACCAGCTCAGCATTCGTGAGCCCTACGTCAACGAAGGTGTGGATGTGAACTGGAtgatggctgttgctgccattgcctccaACCACAACGTCAAGAACCTCGACCCCATCGACAAGGTTACGATCCTTACTCTCCGCCGCTACCCCAAGGCGCGTGAAATCCTTGCTCGCAACTGGGTTACCGAGAAGTACACTCCTTTCGACCCTGTTTCCAAGCGTATTACTACCATCTGTACCTGCGACGGTGTCCGTTACACTGCCGCCAAGGGTGCCCCCAAGGCTATCCTCGCCATGTCCGAGTGctctgaggaggaggcccGCAAGTTCCGTGAGAAGGCTACTGAATTCGCTCGCCGTGGTTTCCGTTCCCTTGGTGTTGCCGTCCAGAAGGAGGGTGAGCCCTGGCAATTACTCGGCATGTACCCCATGTTCGACCCCCCTCGTGAGGATACTGCCCACACCATCGCTGAAGCCCAGCACCTTGGTCTTTCCGTCAAGATGTTGACTGGTGATGctctcgccatcgccaaggAAACCTGCAAGATGCTGGCTCTTAGCACCAAGGTCTACGACTCTGAGCGCCTTATTCACGGTGGTCTTGCCGGCTCTGCCCAGCACGACCTCGTTGAGAAGGCTGATGGTTTCGCTGAAGTTTTCCCCGAGCACAAGTACCAGGTCGTCGAGATGCTGCAACAGCGTGGCCACTTGACTGCCATGACTGGTGACGGTGTCAACGATGCTCCTTCCCTTAAGAAGGCTGACTGTGGTATTGCTGTCGAGGGTTCTACTGAAGCTgcccaggctgctgctgatattgTTTTCCTCGCCCCTGGTCTCAGCACCATCGTCGATGCTATCAAGCTTGCCCGTCAGATCTTCCAGCGTATGAAGGCCTATATCCAGTACCGTATTGCTCTGTGTATTCACCTTGAGCTCTACCTCGTTACCTCTATgatcatcatcaacgagaCCATCAAGGCTGATCTCATTGTGTTCATTGCTCTGTTCGCTGATTTGGCTACCATTGCCGTCGCTTACGATAACGCTCACTTCGAGGCTCGCCCCGTCGAATGGCAACTGCCCAAGATCTGGGTTATCTCCGTTGTCCTCGGTATTCTCCTTGCTGCTGGTACCTGGATCATGCGTgcttctctcttcctcgagaaCGGTGGTATCATCCAGAACTTCGGTTCTCCCCAGCCCATGCTCTTCTTGGAAGTCTCCCTTACCGAGAACTGgctcatcttcgtcaccCGTGGTGGTAAGACCTGGCCCTCGTGGCAGCTGGTTGGCGCCATCTTCGTTGTCGATGTCCTTGCTACCCTCTTCTGTGTCTTCGGCTGGCTCGCCGGTGAATACGTCGAGACTAGCCCTCCCAGCAAGGCTGAGTTCTCCCAGAACACCGACACTGACATTGTCACCGTTGTTGTCATCTGGGCTTACTCTATTGGTGTCACGATTATCATTGCCGTGGTCTACTacatcctcaccatcatcCCTgccctcgacaacctcggcCGCAAGAACCGCTCTGTTGTCGACACGAAGGTTGAGAACCTGCTTAACTACATCTCTAAGCTGGCTATCGAACACGAAGTTGATGCTCACGGCAAGTCAAAATACACCCTTGGTGCTCgcaccgaagccgaagaggaggatgagtaA